In Myxococcus xanthus, the genomic window GGACCCCACTCTCCACGTGCCGTCCTCGCTGGAATTCGTATCAGGCATCTCCCTGGTGCCCTCGGACTCACCCGCGCGGGAGCTGCTGGCCGCGGCCGCCGCTCGTGCGGGTCTACGGGTGGTGGACGGTCTCGAAGAGGCCTCCCTGGCGCTGGTGGACCTCACCGCGCCGGGAGGGCTCGCCGCGGGGCAGTCCCTGGTGGACGCCGCCCTCGCCGCCCACCTCACGTTGGTGGTGCTGGTGGCACCGGGCGAAAGCCACTTCGCCGAGGCGCAGTCCCTCGAACCGGCGGACGTCCTCACCGCGCCGGTGGCCATGCACGAGCTGGCCTGGCGGCTCCAGTGCGCCGCCGAGCGCCACGTGGAGCGCGAGGAACAGGCGCGCAGCCAGGAGGACCTAGCGCTCCTGCTGGAACTGACGGCGGACTACGCGGAGACGTCGGACGTGGAGGCGCTGCTGCACGGCGTCACCCGGCGGCTGGCGGAGAAGCTGGACATCGCGCGCGCCACGCTGGTGATGCTGGGGCGCAGCGCGGATGAGGGCATCATCGTCGCCGCCAGCGACGACCCCACGCTCAAGGACCTGCGCATCGACCTGTCGCGCTACCCCGAGATTCGCGAGGTGATGCGAACGGGCAAGCCGGTGGTGATGCAGGAGGCCTCCACCCACCCGCTGCTGGGGGACGTGGAGCGGCGCGCGGTGGCCGCCCGGGGCATCCACGCCATCGCCGCGCTGCCGCTGCCCATCCGCGGGCAGGTGCGCGGCGTGCTGCTGCTGCGCGCGGCGGGGCGGCGGCGCACCTTCACGCCGCGGGAAATCGACTTCCTCACCACCGTGGCGCACGCCACCGCGGTGGCCCTGCGCAACGCGTCCGTGCTCCAGTCCGTGCGCGGGCAGACGGAGGCGGAGAAGACGGCCCGCCTGGCCGCGGAGGAGCAGGCGGCCTCGTTCAAGCCGTACCAGCTCTTCTTCGCGCACGTCAGTGAAGGCGTGGCCATCCTCGACGACAAGGCCTGCGTGCTGTCGCTGAATCCGTCCGGCGCGGCCATGCTGGACGTGGATGCTCCGGACGCGCGGGGCCGCCACCTGCACCAGGTGACTCAGCCGGTGGATGAGAACGTGCTGATGGAGCTGGTGACCACCGCCGCGCGCGGCGAGGCCCGCTCCGGCGCGGACGTGCAGGTGTGCACCCGCACGGGTCGCCGCCTGACGCTGTCCATGTCCGCGGCGCCGCTGCGCGACGAGGAGGCGGCCACCATCCTCTCCTTCCGCGACGTCACGGACGCGCGAAGGCTGGAGGACGAGCTGCTCCAGACGAAGGACTTCCTGGAGCGGCTCATCGACTCGTCGGTGGACGCCATCATCGCGACCGACTTGAAGGGGCGCATCATCCTCTTCAACAAGGGCGCGGAGGCGCTGTGCGGTTACACCGCGCAGGAGGCCCTGGGCGGCGGCCTCACCGTGCACCAGCTCTATCCGCCTGGCGTGGCGAAGCGGGTGATGGCCATGATTCGGGCGCCCGAGCACGGCGGCAAGGGCCGGCTGTCCCTCATCCGGGAGGAGCTGGTGCACCGCTCCGGTGAGCGGGTGCCGGTGAACATGACGGCCTCCATCGTCTACGAAGGGGGCCGTGAGGTGTTCAGCGTGGGCATCTTCACGGACATGCGCGCGCGCATGCAGTTGGAGCGCAAGCTGTCCGACGTGGAGACGCGGCTGGAGGAGAGCGAGAAGAGCGCGGTCATCGTCGCGCTCGCTGGCACCGCCGCGCACGAGCTGAACCAGCCGCTCACCTCGGTGATGGGCTACGCCGAGCTGCTGAAGCGGAAGCTGAAGGAAGACGACTTCGCCTGGAAGCCGGTGGACATCATCTACCGCGAGGCGGAGCGCATGGCGGAAATCGTCCGGAAGATTGGAAAGATTACCCGCTACGAGACGAAGTCCTACATGGGGGCGCAACAGATTCTCGACCTGGACAAGGCCACCTCCCATGAAGACTGAGACCCGAGCCGTGCGCATCGCCGGCGGCCCTGCCCCCGAGTCCTTCCAGGCCCTGTTCGAGGCGCTCGACGCCCCCGCGGCCATGTGTGACCCGGCCCTGCGCCTGGTCGCCGTCAACGACGCCTTCCGCCGCTTCTGCGCCGACCAGCACGTGTCCGTGGAGGAGGTGGCGCGCACCCTGTCCGGCGCCAGCGTGCCGGCGGATGGCGCCAGCTGCGACGTGGAGCTCTTGCCCGACCTGCCCGGCGTGGTGCTGACGCTGTCCCGCCGGGGCGACGTGGTGGCCGTCCGCGCGCGCAACGAGCCGGAGCTGTCACGCAACCGGCTGGTGGTGGCGGAGCGGGCCCTTCTGGAGCAGGCGCGCACTGAAGGCGTGCTGTTGGACCTGGGCCGCAGCGTGGCCGAGGCCGGCGGCGAGGAGGAACTGGTCGCCGCGGTGGCTCGCGGCGTGAAGGAGCTGTTCCCCGGGCGTTCGTTCTGCATCCGCATCACCGACTCGCGGACGGGCGGTCTCACGTCGCTCTACGCGGAGGGGCGGCTGAAGGAAGGCGCGCACGAGCCGCTGGTGCTGATGGAGCGCGCGGTGGAGAAGACGAGCCTGGACCGCGCGTCCCTGCCCGTGGACCGCGTGGCGGTGCTGGGCGAAGTCCCGCTGCTGTTCCAGGACAGCACCCATGGCGTGAGCGCGCCGCTGGTTGCCAGCGGGCAACTCTTTGGCGCCATCAACATGGAGTACCCGGCGGACTTCGTCTCCGACGTGCCGCATGACGAGCGCGTGCTGCTCCAGCTCGCCAACCAGGTGGCGGTGGCGGTGAAGAACGCGAAGCTCATCGATGAGCTGACGTTCGTCCGCAAGTACCTGGAGGACCTGCTGGAGAAGGCCAACGCCC contains:
- a CDS encoding PAS domain S-box protein, producing MPSSLEFVSGISLVPSDSPARELLAAAAARAGLRVVDGLEEASLALVDLTAPGGLAAGQSLVDAALAAHLTLVVLVAPGESHFAEAQSLEPADVLTAPVAMHELAWRLQCAAERHVEREEQARSQEDLALLLELTADYAETSDVEALLHGVTRRLAEKLDIARATLVMLGRSADEGIIVAASDDPTLKDLRIDLSRYPEIREVMRTGKPVVMQEASTHPLLGDVERRAVAARGIHAIAALPLPIRGQVRGVLLLRAAGRRRTFTPREIDFLTTVAHATAVALRNASVLQSVRGQTEAEKTARLAAEEQAASFKPYQLFFAHVSEGVAILDDKACVLSLNPSGAAMLDVDAPDARGRHLHQVTQPVDENVLMELVTTAARGEARSGADVQVCTRTGRRLTLSMSAAPLRDEEAATILSFRDVTDARRLEDELLQTKDFLERLIDSSVDAIIATDLKGRIILFNKGAEALCGYTAQEALGGGLTVHQLYPPGVAKRVMAMIRAPEHGGKGRLSLIREELVHRSGERVPVNMTASIVYEGGREVFSVGIFTDMRARMQLERKLSDVETRLEESEKSAVIVALAGTAAHELNQPLTSVMGYAELLKRKLKEDDFAWKPVDIIYREAERMAEIVRKIGKITRYETKSYMGAQQILDLDKATSHED